One window of the Zea mays cultivar B73 chromosome 3, Zm-B73-REFERENCE-NAM-5.0, whole genome shotgun sequence genome contains the following:
- the LOC100217149 gene encoding uncharacterized protein LOC100217149 — MADYHFVYKDVEGASTQWDDIQRRLGNLPPKPEPFKPPPFAPKVDAGEQPKSKEWLDEREAEELEELEDDLDDDRFLEQYRKMRLAELREAAKAARFGSIVPITGSDFVREVSQAPSEVWVVVFLYKDGIPECGLLQNCLEELATRYPATKFVKIISTDCIPNYPDRNVPTILVYNNSAVKGTYVGLQKFGGKRCTPESVALALCQSDPVLNDGHGGSHSSRDNVIEGVRRKFIEKVVAQHEEREEEDSD; from the exons ATGGCGGACTACCACTTCGTGTACAAGGACGTTGAGGGGGCGAGCACACAGTGGGACGATATCCAGCGCCGCCTCGGGAACCTGCCCCCGAAGCCGGAGCCCTTCAAGCCGCCGCCCTTCGCCCCCAAGGTCGACGCCGGCGAGCAGCCCAAGTCCAAGGAATGGCTCGACGAGCGCGAGGCCGAAGAGCTCGAGGAACTCGAGGACGACCTTGATGACGACCGCTTCCTCGAGCAGTACAG GAAGATGAGGCTTGCCGAGCTGAGGGAGGCCGCAAAAGCCGCGCGATTTGGTAGTATAGTTCCCATCACTGGCTCGGACTTCGTGCGGGAGGTGTCTCAGGCACCATCAGAAGTTTGGGTTGTGGTCTTCCTCTACAAGGATGG GATACCTGAATGTGGATTGCTTCAGAATTGTTTGGAGGAATTGGCTACAAGATACCCAGCGACAAAGTTTGTTAAAATTATCTCCACGGACTGCATCCCCAACTACCCAGATAGGAATGTTCCTACAATACTGGTGTATAACAACAGTGCTGTCAAAGGGACTTATGTTGGTTTGCAGAAGTTTGGTGGAAAGAGATGCACACCTGAAT CTGTTGCATTAGCCCTTTGCCAGTCAGACCCGGTACTGAATGATGGGCATGGTGGCAGCCATTCATCTCGGGACAATGTCATAGAAGGTGTTCGCAGGAAGTTCATAGAGAAGGTTGTAGCCCAGCATGAAGAGCGGGAAGAAGAGGATAGTGACTAA